One Hemibagrus wyckioides isolate EC202008001 linkage group LG07, SWU_Hwy_1.0, whole genome shotgun sequence DNA segment encodes these proteins:
- the arl2 gene encoding ADP-ribosylation factor-like protein 2, which translates to MGLLTILKKLKHKEREMRLLMLGLDNAGKTTILKKFNGEDVSTISPTLGFNIKTLEHRGFKLNIWDVGGQKSLRSYWRNYFESTDGLVWVVDSADRLRLEDCRKELSALLLEERLAGATLLVFANKQDLPGALSKDAIREVLALDEIKTHHWCIVGCSAMTGENLLTGVDWLLDDIAARIYTAD; encoded by the exons ATGGGTTTACTGACGATACTAAAAAAGTTAAAACATAAGGAGCGAGAGATGCGCCTACTGATGCT TGGCCTGGACAATGCAGGAAAAACCACCATACTGAAGAAATTTAATGGAGAAGATGTCAGCACCATTTCTCCTACGTTAGGATTCAACATAAAGACACTAGAGCACAGAGG GTTCAAGTTAAACATCTGGGACGTGGGGGGTCAGAAGTCACTGCGGTCGTACTGGAGGAATTATTTTGAGAGCACAGATGGACTGGTGTGGGTGGTGGACAGTGCAGACAGACTGAGACTGGAGGACTGTAGGAAGGAACTCAGTGCACTTTTACTGGAGGAG aGACTAGCAGGAGCCACTCTCCTAGTGTTTGCCAACAAACAGGATTTACCTGGTGCTTTGTCTAAGGATGCCATCAGAGAG GTGCTAGCTCTGGATGAGATTAAGACCCATCACTGGTGTATAGTTGGCTGCAGTGCAATGACTGGAGAGAACCTCCTGACAGGTGTAGACTGGCTCCTGGATGACATCGCAGCTCGGATTTATACAGCAGATTGA